GAGATAGACGCTATTTGCGTCACGGAAACCATTCGAGCAACTGCCGGTAATGCCGACGGTCGTATCGCTGGAGCAGTACAGGTAACCGGCGTTTGAGGCTGAAGAGGTAAGCGAGATATCGGGGACGAGACGGAAGTTGCCGGAGGGGATGCCAGTCACTCCTGTCTGCCACGTGGGGCGCGGGGCCATGGAACTGACGCCACCGCCGCCGGAGCTCAGGCCGTTGGCGGCAGAGTCGTCATTCCAGACCATTTCCGGCATGTAGGAAAGAGCGGAGCTGATGACATCGCTTCCGCTTGCGGCCTGCCAGTACGTGGTGTTGGTGGTCGCAACGGCAGCTGCCGTGAACTCCGTTCCGCCGAGTGCGGTGACGTACTGGCTGCTGGCCGGAAAACTGACGACGAGGGCCTGCCGCTGTGCGGTCGTGAGCGTGGTCGCGTCGTTGCAGCTCGTCGAACCGTCGTCTCCCGAAGAGACGATGACGGTCTGACCCTGTGCGGCGGCCTGCTCCAGAACGCCGTTGTAGGAAGAGAAGTTGCTCGCACTCAACTCTGTCTCGCAGAGACCATAGCTCACGCTGAGAATTGTTGCAAGCTGTGTATCGACCGCGTAAGCGATGGAGTCGAATACGCCATTGTTCGAGCTGCTGCCGGTGTAGACGAAGAAAATCGTTGCGCCCTTGGCGATGCCTCCCGAGTATTCCAGGTCAAGGTCGGATTCAGATTCATCGCCGGTGTAGACGGTAGAGCTTCCCGTGTTGGGAACGAGGGTGAGTGTGGGGTCTTTGATCGGCAGCCCGGCTGCCGTCTGGAACTTCTCAATGTCGGAAACTACGACCGCGGACTGACCCATAATCGCAATCGACTGGCCCGTGCCGGTATAGCCTGCGTTGTAAGCGGCTTTTACGTCGTAGATCGTGGTGATATCTCCGGGTGTGAGGTAGTGGCTCGAAGTCTGGCTGGAGGTAAAGTTGGGCGAAGCCACAGCCTGCGAGTGATTTAGACGAACATGCGGCCGAGCACGAAAGTTCGACAGATTTGCGACGTCCTTTACGATGCCGGAGAGAGCCGTGGGAATGCTGATGTCCGCCGAAGGCGCGTAACGTTTCTCACCGTCCGATTTGTAGTAACGCAAAGGAGAGAAGGCAGACGCCACCTGCTGGGCTTCGCCCGAGAAGACGATGCGGTCTTTGCTACGGGAAACCCTGTCGACCGTGAAGCCCTGTGCTTGCAACCAGGCTGTTGTCTTCGCGATGTCGGCGTCGGTGACTCCGAAGCGAGCGGCGAACTGATCCACTGTCAGCCACTGGTGGTATATCGGAGAGGTCGGATCCTGCTGCGCAGCGAGGAGTGCCTGGAGGTCTGCTTCCTGTGCTGTGGTGCGACTGAAGATCAGCGTCATGCCCTCGAGTTTGGTTCCTGCGGGAACGGCTCCGGCATCGTCGGCTGCGAGCGCATGGGGGGAACGCGATCCGGCGATCGGGGTACGCTGCTCATTGCTGATTTCCGCAGTAATGCGCGCGACAGGCTTCTGCGCCAAGGCGGACAGGGAGCCAAATCCCAGGAAGAATGTGCAAAAGAGTGAGGGGATGACGTTGCGCAGAGTCGTGCCGTATCGCATACTTTATGCCTTCTGTACTTGTTCCTCTTGTATCGGCAAATGCCGGTTGGGAAGAGGAGCTAAAAAGTTTTATCTTCGAGAGTTAGGACGAGCTTTTTTGTTGGCGGTGTACATAGACTACCGCCAATAAGCGTCATCGGTGGCAGTCACAAGGTGGTTGAGCGCCAACGCGTTAGCGTAGGCGTACGAGAGTGCAGTGTTATCGAAGATGACCCAGGTGTTTTTGTGCGCCTTGATCTTTTCCGCCAGCTCAGCGAGAAACTCGGGTTCGTAATTGGAGTAGTACGTTCGCGGAGAGCCATGGAGACGAAAGTATCTCAGCGTAACGTCACCTCCGGGAATGGCTGCTTTGGGGGATGCCTTGGCCGGATCGGCTGCCACACGGGCGACTGCGTACTGCCGGAGGAGTACATCGGTTTCTTCGGTAAACCATGTGGCGTGGCGTGGCTCAAGGCGGTTTCCCCTTTGTAGAGCGCACGAAGCGTGGTGAAGAAGTCCTCGGCGAGCGTGGCATCGAAGGCAAGCGAGGGCGGTAGTTGAAAGAGAATGGGCCCCTGTTTGTGTTCGATGGGTTTGATCTGGTCAAAAAAGCCGTGAAGTAAAGTTTTGGCTTCGCGGAGTTTTGCCTCATGCGTGATGGCCTTGGGCGCTTTGATCGAGAAGCGAAAGTGCGCAGGTGTCTCCGCAGCCCACTTTGCCCAGGTGGTGGCACGATGGGGACGGTAGAAGGTGGAGTTGATCTCCGCGCAATTGAGCGTGCGAGCGTAGTGGTAGAGGTGGGTGCCTTCTGCTTTTGGCTTTGCGGGGAGCGACCAGCCTGCGGTCCCGATGCGATTCATCCCTGTTGGATGCATTCTCATCGGTTCTATGCGTTCCCGTGCTAGACTTTCGCGCATGCCACTCATACTTCTTCTTGTCATTCTCGTGCTTCTCTTCGGCGGCGGTGGTTATTACATGGGTCCTGGCGTCGGCTACTACGGCGGTGGCGGACTCAGCCTCGTGCTGCTCATCGTGATTCTTTACCTGCTCTTCGGTAGAGGACGCGGACGCATCTAGCGAAACCAGGTTTCCGCTCGTTTGAACACAGTCCCGCGACGGTGCGGGACTGTGTTCGCGGTTAAGGCTGTAGTTTGATTTTTTAGGATGAGGGGTCAAGAGGATGCGCTGGTCACGACGCGATGTATTGAAACAGGCCGGAATGATCTCGGTGGCCGGAACCGTTGGCACTGCTGTGCCGGATGCAATGTTGGGCGAGACGAAGAAAACTTCTTCGACGAAGGCGGGTCAGGTCCTGACGTCGCAGCAGGTGCCCCATACAGACGGCGATTTTCACGACAATCTCTTTACGAGGTTGGGGATTCGGCCACTCATCAACTGTCGAGGCACGATTACGGCAATCAGTGGATCCACTTCGCTGCCCGAGGTGAAGCAGGCGATGTACAACGCGTCGCTGTACCACGTCCGCATGGATGAAATGATGCTGGCTGTGGGTGCGGAGCTGGGTAAACTGTGCGGAGCGGAGTGGGGTATTGCGACGACCGGAACAGCCGCGGCAACCTGTCTTGCAACCGTGGCCTGCATCGCCGGAACAGATGTAGAGAAGAGCCAGGCTCTTCCGTACATCAAGAAGAAAGACCAGGTGGTGATCCCGAAGACCTCGCGCAATCCGTATGACATTGGGGTGCGTATGTGTGGAGTGGAGATGGTGGAGTTCTCGACTCCGGAGGAGCTCCGCGCAAAGATTAGCGAGCGCACCGCCATGCTCTATATTTTGGCGAATCCTCGTTACGACGACACACCGATGAGCACGAAAAATCTTGCGGCCATCTGCAAAGAGAAGGGCATCCCGGTATTTGTGGACGCGGCGGCGACGGAGCCAAATACACCGAATCCTCATCTTGTGGCCGGAGCGGACCTGGTGGCTTACTCCGGTGGCAAATGCATGCGTGGACCTCAGTCCGCAGGGCTTTTGATTGGCAATAAGGGTCTCTGCCAGGCTGCCTATTTTCAAGGCGCACCGCATCACAACTACGGCCGCGCGATGAAGTGCAGCAAGGAAGAGACGATGGGGCTGCTGGCCGCCGTACGTGCGTGGCACACGCGAGATCATACGGCGGAACAGGCGATGTGGCTCGGTTGGATGCAGTCGATTGCGGACCGCATGACGGGTCTTCCTTCGGTGAAGGCAACCGTGTTGCCGTCGGCTCCAGAGGGCTCGATCGATCGCAGTCCGGGCGTGCGGATTACGTGGGATGCAAGTGTCGTCGGAATTACCGGGACCGAGCTTGCGAAGTTGCTTGATGAAGCACCGACGCGAATCGTGATGGGTGGAACGGGCGTTCGTCCGGACACAATGATGAGTTCGGTGACGATCTATGGATACATCATGACGCCAGCCGAGGTGAAGATTGTGGCCGATGCGATCTATGCAGCGCTGAGCCATCCTCCGCACTATGCGGATCCCGTTATACCCACGGGGACTTCGGCTTCAGTGCAAGGGAACTGGGCTGTGACGATTCATTATCTGCGCGGCACAGGCGAACAGCGCTTTGTGCTGAAGCAGGAAGGAAATGTCGTAACCGGCGATCATCATGGCGAACTGTACAACGCCACGTTCCACGGTGCGGTTCATGCCGACCAGATCGCGATGACGAGCGTGTTGCCTGTGGTGGGTTATCCACTGACGTGCCACTTTAAGGGCGTGGTACAAGGCAGCAGCATGTCGGGAACGCTGGCAATGGGGGAGTATGGTGAAGCTACCTGGGAAGCAGTGCGCAGCTAAAGCCTGACCGGGACGTTTGTTTAGAGAGCGTGTAATCACGTTTGTGCCGCCCGTCGTCTACTTAGTTACAGCTCATCTTGTGTCGTGTTGCATGGCGTCCGCCCGGTGCAGAGGCTGCTCTGTTTCAAGAGTGGAGATTTCCAGGTGTTTTTTCTGAAAATTGTCGCCAGCATGGCGTTAATATCCACACCTATACTGTGGGCGCAAGCGGCGTATACGGCTGGTCGTGTGGGAGATCTGCAGGTCGGCGCGGAGTTTGTCCTGGGCCAATCGAAGTATCTTCCGGTTCAGACCGTGTCGGGTTCGTTCATCGATCCCGTGGTTCTATCGCAGAAGGTGGATCTGAAGGGATTCGGTGGATACGCGACCTTCGATTGGCGTGAGCACTACGGAGTGGAACTCAATATCCGACACGCCAAGGGCAAACAAGACGACGGCCAATCCGAGAACACGGTTGAGTTCGGTGGGCGATATGTTGTTGTGCGCAAGTACAGGATGGCTCCTTACGCGAAGGCGATGATCGGGCGTGGGGTTTACAACTACCCTGATGGCGCTGGTTCGCTTGCGTTCAATTTATATGCCCTGGGGGTGGGCGTGGACTACCACGCGACCAGCTACATCAACGTGCGCGCAGAGTACGAGTATCAAAGCTGGCTGAACGTCCCGATCCAGAACCCTCAGCCGCAGTTGATTTCCATCGGCGTGGCGTATCGCTTTCATTAATTCAAGCGACCTGCGTAGCCTTCGCCTCCAGCCACTCGTAGTCGCGTGCCCTCTATAAGTAGGTCGGTGCTTTTCTAAAAGCGAAGACGTGTGCGGCATCCGTTTTTCGATAGTTATGCGATATATGTCATCCGCATAAAATTCTGTAGCCCATTTTGGGTCTGATGCGGGTATAAGTGCAATCTTTTTAAAGGCGTGAGGACGTATTTTAGTCATGTCCCAGGCGGCAGCTAAAATTCGAAGCGCCAGCTGCGAATTTAGTTAAACCCTTAGATTTTATTGAAATCAAGCTGCTCATTCTGACCTATTGATCCTAAGTTCCTATCAAAAGTTGCGATTGATCCCGTCCTACTTGACTGCATTTAAAAGGATGCGCAACGACCGTACGGGTCGGGATAGAAGTGCATGTTCGGGAATAAAACTGCTGGCGGCGCATCTTTACATGCAGAAATCCCGCTCTTCTTCTCGCTTCTCTAAGCATTACTTACTCATGCATATTCAAAAGGAGATACTTCTGTGATCGTAGACGATAAATTAGTTCGCTCTGGCTGCGGCAAGAGTCACAACCGGAGATGGCTCACGGCATTTTTC
This genomic stretch from Terriglobus saanensis SP1PR4 harbors:
- a CDS encoding protease pro-enzyme activation domain-containing protein — translated: MRYGTTLRNVIPSLFCTFFLGFGSLSALAQKPVARITAEISNEQRTPIAGSRSPHALAADDAGAVPAGTKLEGMTLIFSRTTAQEADLQALLAAQQDPTSPIYHQWLTVDQFAARFGVTDADIAKTTAWLQAQGFTVDRVSRSKDRIVFSGEAQQVASAFSPLRYYKSDGEKRYAPSADISIPTALSGIVKDVANLSNFRARPHVRLNHSQAVASPNFTSSQTSSHYLTPGDITTIYDVKAAYNAGYTGTGQSIAIMGQSAVVVSDIEKFQTAAGLPIKDPTLTLVPNTGSSTVYTGDESESDLDLEYSGGIAKGATIFFVYTGSSSNNGVFDSIAYAVDTQLATILSVSYGLCETELSASNFSSYNGVLEQAAAQGQTVIVSSGDDGSTSCNDATTLTTAQRQALVVSFPASSQYVTALGGTEFTAAAVATTNTTYWQAASGSDVISSALSYMPEMVWNDDSAANGLSSGGGGVSSMAPRPTWQTGVTGIPSGNFRLVPDISLTSSASNAGYLYCSSDTTVGITGSCSNGFRDANSVYLTVAGGTSFAAPVFAGMLAIINQKLNSTGQGNIDPTLYTLASNAANYASAFHDITVGTNACTAGTCSTAGASAYAATTGYDQATGLGSIDLYNLLTLWPTNAATATLAATTTTVSAASNTVASGVSDVITITVASGSSTVTTVPAGTLTITVDGTTTTKTLALSTAGTATYTFSSTIAGAHVIKAVYSGSAIYAASTGTATVTVGAAGSGTGSFTLGATAVNLTAGNSGTSTVTVTPAGGYTGTVAFNVTVSGSLSNACYTLNNAAITSTTAVTSALTIYTSSTACATVSSVSGSGMRKITSTGVSRLESNSLPASPSNKADIAVAGMLCLGLFGWRSRKLRLYVVLSLVTAIGFGISGCGSSGSNSTTTATTNATKGSYTLTITGTDSATSTITATTTTTLTIN
- a CDS encoding DUF72 domain-containing protein, encoding MTRRSMSGMRESLARERIEPMRMHPTGMNRIGTAGWSLPAKPKAEGTHLYHYARTLNCAEINSTFYRPHRATTWAKWAAETPAHFRFSIKAPKAITHEAKLREAKTLLHGFFDQIKPIEHKQGPILFQLPPSLAFDATLAEDFFTTLRALYKGETALSHATPHGLPKKPMYSSGSTQSPVWQPIRPRHPPKQPFPEVTLR
- a CDS encoding DUF3309 family protein yields the protein MPLILLLVILVLLFGGGGYYMGPGVGYYGGGGLSLVLLIVILYLLFGRGRGRI
- a CDS encoding aminotransferase class V-fold PLP-dependent enzyme codes for the protein MRWSRRDVLKQAGMISVAGTVGTAVPDAMLGETKKTSSTKAGQVLTSQQVPHTDGDFHDNLFTRLGIRPLINCRGTITAISGSTSLPEVKQAMYNASLYHVRMDEMMLAVGAELGKLCGAEWGIATTGTAAATCLATVACIAGTDVEKSQALPYIKKKDQVVIPKTSRNPYDIGVRMCGVEMVEFSTPEELRAKISERTAMLYILANPRYDDTPMSTKNLAAICKEKGIPVFVDAAATEPNTPNPHLVAGADLVAYSGGKCMRGPQSAGLLIGNKGLCQAAYFQGAPHHNYGRAMKCSKEETMGLLAAVRAWHTRDHTAEQAMWLGWMQSIADRMTGLPSVKATVLPSAPEGSIDRSPGVRITWDASVVGITGTELAKLLDEAPTRIVMGGTGVRPDTMMSSVTIYGYIMTPAEVKIVADAIYAALSHPPHYADPVIPTGTSASVQGNWAVTIHYLRGTGEQRFVLKQEGNVVTGDHHGELYNATFHGAVHADQIAMTSVLPVVGYPLTCHFKGVVQGSSMSGTLAMGEYGEATWEAVRS
- a CDS encoding outer membrane beta-barrel protein translates to MFFLKIVASMALISTPILWAQAAYTAGRVGDLQVGAEFVLGQSKYLPVQTVSGSFIDPVVLSQKVDLKGFGGYATFDWREHYGVELNIRHAKGKQDDGQSENTVEFGGRYVVVRKYRMAPYAKAMIGRGVYNYPDGAGSLAFNLYALGVGVDYHATSYINVRAEYEYQSWLNVPIQNPQPQLISIGVAYRFH